In Zingiber officinale cultivar Zhangliang chromosome 8B, Zo_v1.1, whole genome shotgun sequence, a single genomic region encodes these proteins:
- the LOC122017184 gene encoding transcription factor bHLH112-like isoform X2, which translates to MADQFQATAPSCTSTSTSTTWWRTPTTTGFDIACRSDESPASISSSSITFQDIQSSSHVSAPMLLDMDLGLSSDWNQPFFSSSGSSGRAQEHQNSFQALLQEDMISRPSLELNQIQNIGCFASNNLINSGLPSIDYESILQNSEVRLAQFMKASSPSPPKQQLQFSNETPFWNPSASGGISTATNQAHSMILQNQTSSFSNNHFKNNVPGLGAPSSMAKRSGSEPALKKPNLETPSPLPTFKVRKEKLGDRITALQQMVSPFGKTDTASVLHETIEYIKFLHDQVQVLSAPYLKNSHQNQQIESLQKSTEDCEAQNDVDLRSQGLCLVPISSTFPVANDIPTDFWNPTFIGNFR; encoded by the exons ATGGCAGACCAGTTCCAAGCAACAGCACCAAGttgcaccagcaccagcaccagcaccaccTGGTGGAGAACTCCCACCACCACCGGCTTCGACATCGCCTGCCGATCCGATGAGTCGCCGGCCTCCATCTCCAGCAGCTCCATCACCTTCCAGGACATCCAAAGCAGCTCCCATGTCTCAGCCCCCATGTTACTTGACATGGATTTAGGCCTCTCTTCCGACTGGAACCAGCCTTTCTT TAGCAGCAGCGGCAGCAGTGGAAGAGCTCAAGAACACCAAAACAGCTTCCAGGCCTTGCTGCAGGAGGACATGATCTCGAGGCCAAGTCTAGAGCTCAACCAAATCCAGAATATCGGCTGCTTTGCATCCAATAACCTGATCAACAGCGGGCTGCCTTCGATCGACTATGAATCAATACTGCAAAATTCTGAAGTGAGATTAGCACAGTTCATGAAGGCTTCATCACCTTCGCCTCCAAAGCAACAACTGCAGTTCTCTAATGAGACCCCCTTTTGGAATCCATCAGCTAGTGGTGGTATTAGTACTGCAACCAACCAGGCACACTCAATGATCCTCCAAAATCAAACCTCAAGTTTCAGTAATAATCATTTCAAG AATAATGTTCCAGGCCTTGGGGCGCCATCGTCCATGGCGAAGAGAAGTGGCAGTGAACCAGCACTCAAGAAACCAAATTTAGAGACTCCATCGCCATTGCCAACTTTCAAG GTGAGAAAAGAGAAGTTGGGAGACAGAATCACTGCCCTCCAGCAAATGGTTTCGCCTTTTGGAAAG ACCGATACTGCATCAGTACTCCATGAAACGATCGAATACATCAAGTTCCTTCACGACCAAGTTCAG GTTTTAAGTGCTCCCTACTTAAAGAACAGCCATCAAAACCAGCAAATTGAG AGCTTGCAGAAATCAACAGAAGATTGTGAAGCACAAAATGATGTAGATCTCAGAAGCCAAGGGCTGTGCCTTGTTCCAATCTCAAGCACTTTTCCTGTTGCCAATGACATTCCTACTGATTTCTGGAACCCGACATTTATAGGCAATTTTAGGTAG
- the LOC122017184 gene encoding transcription factor bHLH112-like isoform X1 has translation MADQFQATAPSCTSTSTSTTWWRTPTTTGFDIACRSDESPASISSSSITFQDIQSSSHVSAPMLLDMDLGLSSDWNQPFFSSSGSSGRAQEHQNSFQALLQEDMISRPSLELNQIQNIGCFASNNLINSGLPSIDYESILQNSEVRLAQFMKASSPSPPKQQLQFSNETPFWNPSASGGISTATNQAHSMILQNQTSSFSNNHFKNNVPGLGAPSSMAKRSGSEPALKKPNLETPSPLPTFKMQVRKEKLGDRITALQQMVSPFGKTDTASVLHETIEYIKFLHDQVQVLSAPYLKNSHQNQQIESLQKSTEDCEAQNDVDLRSQGLCLVPISSTFPVANDIPTDFWNPTFIGNFR, from the exons ATGGCAGACCAGTTCCAAGCAACAGCACCAAGttgcaccagcaccagcaccagcaccaccTGGTGGAGAACTCCCACCACCACCGGCTTCGACATCGCCTGCCGATCCGATGAGTCGCCGGCCTCCATCTCCAGCAGCTCCATCACCTTCCAGGACATCCAAAGCAGCTCCCATGTCTCAGCCCCCATGTTACTTGACATGGATTTAGGCCTCTCTTCCGACTGGAACCAGCCTTTCTT TAGCAGCAGCGGCAGCAGTGGAAGAGCTCAAGAACACCAAAACAGCTTCCAGGCCTTGCTGCAGGAGGACATGATCTCGAGGCCAAGTCTAGAGCTCAACCAAATCCAGAATATCGGCTGCTTTGCATCCAATAACCTGATCAACAGCGGGCTGCCTTCGATCGACTATGAATCAATACTGCAAAATTCTGAAGTGAGATTAGCACAGTTCATGAAGGCTTCATCACCTTCGCCTCCAAAGCAACAACTGCAGTTCTCTAATGAGACCCCCTTTTGGAATCCATCAGCTAGTGGTGGTATTAGTACTGCAACCAACCAGGCACACTCAATGATCCTCCAAAATCAAACCTCAAGTTTCAGTAATAATCATTTCAAG AATAATGTTCCAGGCCTTGGGGCGCCATCGTCCATGGCGAAGAGAAGTGGCAGTGAACCAGCACTCAAGAAACCAAATTTAGAGACTCCATCGCCATTGCCAACTTTCAAG ATGCAGGTGAGAAAAGAGAAGTTGGGAGACAGAATCACTGCCCTCCAGCAAATGGTTTCGCCTTTTGGAAAG ACCGATACTGCATCAGTACTCCATGAAACGATCGAATACATCAAGTTCCTTCACGACCAAGTTCAG GTTTTAAGTGCTCCCTACTTAAAGAACAGCCATCAAAACCAGCAAATTGAG AGCTTGCAGAAATCAACAGAAGATTGTGAAGCACAAAATGATGTAGATCTCAGAAGCCAAGGGCTGTGCCTTGTTCCAATCTCAAGCACTTTTCCTGTTGCCAATGACATTCCTACTGATTTCTGGAACCCGACATTTATAGGCAATTTTAGGTAG